Proteins from a genomic interval of Kitasatospora kifunensis:
- a CDS encoding LuxR C-terminal-related transcriptional regulator, which yields MTDAVAPDPGAQGPDRVARVVLVDDHRMFRTGVRAEIGRTEVTGIDVVGEADDVESAVRVVAEARPDVVLLDVHLPGGGGVEVLRRSTAVMGEPGGVKFLALSVSDAAEDVIGVIRGGARGYVTKTITGTDLVNAIFRIADGDAVFSPRLAGFVLDAFAATDTPPVDEDLDRLTQREREVLRLIARGYAYKEIAKQLFISVKTVESHVSAVLRKLQLSNRHELTRWATARRLV from the coding sequence ATGACTGACGCTGTTGCGCCTGACCCCGGGGCGCAGGGCCCCGACCGGGTGGCGCGGGTGGTCCTGGTGGACGACCACCGGATGTTCCGCACCGGCGTGCGGGCCGAGATCGGCCGCACCGAGGTCACCGGTATCGACGTGGTGGGCGAGGCCGACGACGTCGAGTCGGCGGTGCGGGTGGTCGCCGAGGCCCGCCCCGACGTGGTGCTGCTCGACGTCCACCTGCCCGGCGGTGGCGGCGTCGAGGTGCTGCGCCGCTCCACCGCGGTGATGGGCGAGCCGGGTGGCGTGAAGTTCCTGGCGCTGTCCGTCTCCGACGCCGCCGAGGACGTGATCGGCGTGATCCGCGGCGGCGCCCGCGGCTACGTCACCAAGACCATCACCGGCACCGACCTGGTCAACGCGATCTTCCGGATCGCCGACGGCGATGCGGTCTTCTCGCCGCGGCTGGCCGGTTTCGTGCTGGACGCCTTCGCCGCCACCGACACCCCGCCGGTGGACGAGGACCTCGACCGCCTGACCCAGCGCGAGCGCGAGGTGCTGCGGCTGATCGCGCGCGGGTACGCGTACAAGGAGATCGCCAAGCAGCTCTTCATCTCGGTGAAGACGGTGGAGAGCCATGTCTCGGCGGTGCTGCGCAAGCTGCAGCTGAGCAACCGTCACGAGCTGACCCGCTGGGCGACGGCGCGCCGGCTGGTCTGA
- a CDS encoding acyltransferase family protein, with translation MTVIERQPAESPAGPSATNRADRPASRLGWLDGLRGIAALLVAVHHSFIIPMIPGGNAFEDNFDLGLYAVMVFFLVSGYIVPASLERRGDVRAFWVGRIFRIYPVLVVVVAISMIVYGAGRYTVQSDYIHYPTWSAVANLTLLQDMMGVENALGVMWTLCYEMVFYFFVSALFVKGWHRRSAPISVFFAGAALLLGGWVEPQKLTPQNLAQAGQHGQVVHHLIIAVVLVLVTGMVCVLSGRPEAIRTGALTLGGLGAVLLFFNARSTFFESMLILGTMFAGTAIFRAEKKQIDRTLAWVCCLFVLAAGFLCGYMYNRGGAVDRTWTKNSWHTFAFAVLAAWLTFGIGMLLRNRRWPRVLTWLGKISYSVYLVHLPILWLTDWAVRKYFYVPDTGWRSYEPKVAMLALVFVIAPLSHRFLELPGQRLGKRVQTMLDRRFPQPKPETAVAEPAVAETAGTPAGPAPQH, from the coding sequence GTGACCGTGATTGAACGCCAGCCCGCCGAATCCCCGGCCGGCCCCTCAGCGACAAACCGTGCCGATCGGCCCGCTTCCCGGCTCGGCTGGCTCGACGGACTGCGCGGTATCGCCGCACTGCTCGTCGCGGTCCACCACTCCTTCATCATCCCGATGATTCCGGGCGGCAACGCCTTCGAGGACAACTTCGACCTCGGGCTGTACGCGGTGATGGTGTTCTTCCTGGTGAGCGGATACATCGTACCCGCATCGCTGGAGCGCCGGGGCGATGTGCGGGCGTTCTGGGTCGGACGGATCTTCCGGATCTACCCGGTGCTGGTGGTCGTGGTCGCCATCAGCATGATCGTGTACGGGGCCGGCCGCTACACGGTCCAGAGCGACTACATCCACTACCCGACCTGGTCGGCCGTCGCCAACCTGACGCTGCTGCAGGACATGATGGGCGTCGAGAACGCGCTCGGCGTGATGTGGACGCTCTGCTACGAGATGGTCTTCTACTTCTTCGTCAGCGCACTGTTCGTCAAGGGCTGGCACCGGCGCAGCGCGCCGATCTCGGTCTTCTTCGCGGGCGCGGCCCTGCTGCTCGGCGGCTGGGTCGAGCCGCAGAAGCTCACCCCGCAGAACCTGGCCCAGGCCGGGCAGCACGGCCAGGTGGTGCACCACCTGATCATCGCCGTCGTGCTGGTGCTGGTCACCGGCATGGTCTGCGTGCTGAGCGGCCGACCGGAGGCGATCCGCACCGGGGCCCTGACGCTCGGCGGCCTCGGCGCGGTGCTGCTCTTCTTCAACGCCCGCTCCACCTTCTTCGAGAGCATGCTGATCCTGGGCACGATGTTCGCCGGCACGGCGATCTTCCGGGCCGAGAAGAAGCAGATCGACCGCACCCTGGCCTGGGTCTGCTGCCTGTTCGTGCTCGCGGCCGGCTTCCTGTGCGGCTACATGTACAACCGCGGCGGCGCCGTCGACCGCACCTGGACCAAGAACTCCTGGCACACCTTCGCCTTCGCGGTGCTGGCGGCCTGGCTCACCTTCGGCATCGGCATGCTGCTGCGCAACCGCCGCTGGCCGCGGGTGCTGACCTGGCTCGGCAAGATCAGCTACTCGGTCTACCTGGTGCACCTGCCGATCCTGTGGCTGACCGACTGGGCGGTGCGCAAGTACTTCTACGTCCCGGACACCGGCTGGCGCTCGTACGAGCCGAAGGTGGCGATGCTGGCGCTGGTCTTCGTCATCGCCCCGCTCAGCCATCGGTTCCTGGAGCTGCCCGGCCAGCGCCTCGGCAAGCGGGTCCAGACGATGCTGGACCGTCGCTTCCCGCAGCCGAAGCCCGAGACCGCGGTTGCCGAGCCCGCGGTTGCCGAGACCGCCGGGACGCCGGCCGGACCGGCCCCGCAGCACTGA
- a CDS encoding glycosyltransferase family 39 protein produces the protein MAPQLMDKATAEPTAERGGARGGAARLGTALLRSLRWAAPALLGYLVVRAIGIAVLLDWHVVYKQVTVESGRSGLYSLAKLWDAIWYQKIAQHGYAGTPATPGPIAPYQPYAFFPVYPMMVRVFWWVLPLPIYYAALVAAWVSSLAAAWGIFAVADKLYGRRTGVIAAVLWGVTPYAVVESMAYSELPFCALAAWTMYAAITRRWVLAGVLSTLAGLTRPTGAAVAAAVGIGAAWVLLSQWWQERRGTLRAEDRIAWWRLVLGAGIAPLGFVGFIAWVGYVKGSATGYFDVQKAWDSHFDFGKSTWESFHHMVTTQGGVWLPDPMVAATLLVSVVLLVVSILQRQPLVLIVFSAVTLVLALGDAAYFNSRARFLLPAFGLLLPVAAGLARSKTRGLAATVLTSAALCSAVYGGYVVFVYPNSP, from the coding sequence GTGGCTCCCCAGCTGATGGACAAGGCCACCGCCGAGCCGACGGCTGAGCGCGGCGGAGCCCGGGGCGGGGCGGCCCGCCTGGGAACGGCGCTGCTGCGCTCGCTGCGCTGGGCGGCGCCGGCGCTGCTCGGGTACCTGGTGGTGCGGGCGATCGGCATCGCGGTGCTGCTGGACTGGCACGTGGTGTACAAGCAGGTGACCGTGGAGTCCGGCCGCTCGGGCCTGTACTCGCTGGCGAAGCTGTGGGACGCGATCTGGTACCAGAAGATCGCCCAGCACGGCTATGCCGGTACGCCCGCGACGCCCGGCCCGATCGCGCCCTACCAGCCCTACGCGTTCTTCCCCGTCTACCCGATGATGGTGCGGGTCTTCTGGTGGGTACTGCCGCTGCCGATCTACTACGCGGCGCTGGTGGCCGCCTGGGTCTCCTCGCTGGCCGCGGCCTGGGGCATCTTCGCGGTGGCCGACAAGCTGTACGGCCGCCGCACCGGCGTGATCGCCGCCGTGCTGTGGGGTGTGACCCCGTACGCGGTGGTGGAGAGCATGGCCTACTCCGAGCTGCCGTTCTGCGCGCTCGCCGCCTGGACCATGTACGCGGCGATCACCCGGCGCTGGGTGCTGGCGGGGGTGCTCAGCACGCTGGCCGGACTGACCCGTCCCACCGGCGCGGCGGTCGCCGCCGCCGTCGGCATCGGGGCGGCCTGGGTGCTGCTCTCGCAGTGGTGGCAGGAGCGCCGCGGCACGCTGCGGGCCGAGGACCGGATCGCCTGGTGGCGGCTGGTGCTGGGGGCCGGGATCGCGCCGCTGGGCTTCGTCGGCTTCATCGCCTGGGTCGGATACGTCAAGGGCAGCGCGACCGGCTACTTCGACGTGCAGAAGGCCTGGGACTCGCACTTCGACTTCGGGAAGTCCACCTGGGAGTCCTTCCACCACATGGTGACGACGCAGGGCGGGGTCTGGCTGCCCGATCCGATGGTGGCGGCCACCCTCCTGGTCTCGGTGGTGCTGCTGGTGGTCTCGATCCTGCAGCGCCAGCCGCTGGTACTGATCGTCTTCAGCGCGGTGACGCTGGTCCTGGCGCTGGGCGATGCGGCGTACTTCAACTCGCGCGCCCGCTTCCTGCTCCCGGCCTTCGGGCTGCTGCTGCCGGTGGCCGCGGGCCTGGCCAGGTCCAAAACCCGTGGGCTTGCCGCGACCGTGCTCACCAGCGCGGCGCTCTGCTCGGCCGTCTACGGCGGCTATGTGGTCTTCGTCTACCCGAACTCACCGTGA
- the pcrA gene encoding DNA helicase PcrA: MSSLFDDLPLPGFEPFEAKPATDALPVDFAEEPPPEDYDGHDGGVLEEEIPSDLFQTDYAAQAERDAYYRNGAHRTVVDPAQLLEGMNDPQREAVLHAGSPLLIVAGAGSGKTRVLTHRIAYLLGARGVQPGEILAITFTNKAAGEMRERVEQLVGPRARAMWVSTFHSACVRILRRESKRLGFTSSFSIYDSADSQRLMSLVCRDLDLDPKQFPPKSFTAKVSNLKNELIDEETYAGQAANPMERKLAEAYTLYQRRLREANALDFDDIIMTTVNLLQAFPDAAEHYRRRFRHILVDEYQDTNHAQYTLVRELTGGAAGSAPKRTVDGDFVNPAAAGLAELPAAELCVVGDADQSIYAFRGATIRNILQFEEDYPNATTILLEQNYRSTQTILSAANAVIERNANRREKKLWTAGEHGEKVVGYVADDEHGEAQFIAEEIDRLTDAGDAKPGDVAIFYRTNAQSRVFEEVFIRVGLPYKVVGGVRFYERKEVRDVLAYLRVLSNPEDTVPLRRILNVPKRGIGDRAEAMIEALASRERISFAQALLRVDEAYGMAARSANAVRKFNELLANLRAVVESGAGPAAVLEAVLEETGYLAELQSSTDPQDETRVENLQELASVALEYEQDPGERPDAGEDGAPPVGSLADFLERVALVADSDQIPDEEDGAGVITMMTLHTAKGLEFPVVFLTGMEDGIFPHMRALSQVKELEEERRLAYVGLTRARQRLYLTRSVLRSAWGQPAYNPASRFLEEIPAELVEWKRTGASAVPTGRGLSMSGSRGSGSGSGSGSGFSAGGALSPKAGWGKSARKVTEREVVALAVGDRVSHDSFGLGTVVSTEGVADRAKATIDFGASGRKVLLLRYAPVEKL; this comes from the coding sequence ATGAGTAGCCTCTTTGACGACCTCCCGCTGCCCGGCTTCGAGCCCTTCGAGGCGAAGCCCGCCACCGACGCGCTGCCCGTCGACTTCGCCGAGGAGCCTCCGCCGGAGGACTACGACGGCCATGACGGCGGAGTGCTGGAGGAGGAGATCCCCAGCGATCTCTTCCAGACCGACTATGCCGCGCAGGCCGAGCGCGACGCCTACTACCGCAACGGTGCCCACCGCACCGTGGTGGACCCGGCCCAGCTGCTCGAGGGGATGAACGACCCGCAGCGCGAGGCCGTGCTGCACGCCGGGTCGCCGCTGCTGATCGTGGCCGGGGCCGGGTCGGGCAAGACCAGGGTGCTGACCCACCGGATCGCCTACCTGCTGGGCGCGCGCGGGGTGCAGCCGGGCGAGATCCTGGCGATCACCTTCACCAACAAGGCGGCCGGCGAGATGCGCGAGCGCGTCGAGCAGCTGGTGGGGCCGCGGGCGAGGGCGATGTGGGTGTCCACCTTCCACAGCGCCTGTGTGCGGATCCTGCGCCGGGAGAGCAAGCGGCTCGGCTTCACCTCCAGTTTCTCGATCTACGACTCGGCGGACTCGCAGCGGCTGATGTCGCTGGTCTGCCGGGATCTGGACCTGGACCCCAAGCAGTTCCCGCCGAAGTCGTTCACCGCCAAGGTCTCCAACCTCAAGAACGAGCTGATCGACGAGGAGACCTACGCCGGGCAGGCCGCCAACCCGATGGAGCGCAAGCTCGCCGAGGCCTACACGCTCTACCAGCGCCGGCTGCGCGAGGCCAACGCGCTGGACTTCGACGACATCATCATGACCACGGTCAACCTGCTGCAGGCCTTCCCGGACGCGGCCGAGCACTACCGGCGCCGGTTCCGGCACATCCTGGTCGACGAGTACCAGGACACCAACCACGCGCAGTACACGCTGGTGCGCGAGCTGACCGGCGGCGCGGCGGGCTCGGCGCCCAAGCGCACGGTGGACGGCGACTTCGTGAACCCCGCCGCCGCGGGTCTGGCCGAGCTGCCGGCGGCCGAGCTGTGCGTGGTGGGTGACGCGGACCAGTCGATCTACGCCTTCCGCGGCGCGACGATCCGCAACATCCTCCAGTTCGAGGAGGACTACCCCAACGCCACCACGATCCTGCTGGAGCAGAACTACCGCTCCACCCAGACCATCCTGAGCGCCGCCAACGCGGTGATCGAGCGCAACGCCAACCGCCGCGAGAAGAAGCTGTGGACGGCCGGCGAGCACGGCGAGAAGGTGGTCGGCTACGTCGCCGACGACGAGCACGGCGAGGCGCAGTTCATCGCCGAGGAGATCGACCGGTTGACGGACGCCGGCGATGCCAAGCCCGGTGACGTGGCGATCTTCTACCGGACCAACGCGCAGTCCCGGGTCTTCGAGGAGGTGTTCATCCGGGTCGGCCTGCCCTACAAGGTGGTCGGCGGGGTGCGCTTCTACGAGCGCAAGGAGGTCCGCGACGTGCTGGCCTACCTGCGGGTGCTCTCCAACCCCGAGGACACCGTGCCGCTGCGCCGGATCCTCAACGTGCCCAAGCGCGGCATCGGCGACCGCGCGGAGGCGATGATCGAGGCGCTGGCCTCCCGCGAGCGGATCTCCTTCGCCCAGGCGCTGCTGCGGGTCGACGAGGCGTACGGGATGGCCGCGCGCTCGGCCAACGCGGTACGCAAGTTCAACGAGCTGCTGGCGAACCTGCGCGCGGTGGTCGAGTCGGGGGCCGGGCCCGCGGCCGTGCTGGAGGCGGTCCTGGAGGAGACCGGGTACCTGGCCGAGCTGCAGTCCTCCACCGACCCGCAGGACGAGACCCGGGTGGAGAACCTCCAGGAGCTCGCCTCGGTGGCCCTGGAGTACGAGCAGGATCCGGGGGAGCGCCCCGACGCGGGCGAGGACGGCGCGCCGCCGGTCGGCTCGCTGGCCGACTTCCTGGAGCGGGTCGCGCTGGTCGCCGACTCCGACCAGATCCCGGACGAGGAGGACGGCGCGGGCGTCATCACGATGATGACCCTGCACACCGCCAAGGGCCTGGAGTTCCCGGTGGTCTTCCTGACCGGCATGGAGGACGGGATCTTCCCGCACATGCGGGCGCTGAGCCAGGTCAAGGAGCTGGAGGAGGAGCGCCGGCTCGCCTACGTCGGGCTGACCCGGGCCCGGCAGCGGCTCTACCTGACCCGCAGCGTGCTGCGCAGCGCCTGGGGACAGCCCGCCTACAACCCGGCCTCGCGCTTCCTGGAGGAGATCCCGGCCGAGCTGGTGGAGTGGAAGCGCACCGGCGCGAGCGCGGTGCCGACCGGCCGCGGGCTGTCGATGAGCGGCTCGCGCGGCTCCGGCTCCGGCTCTGGCTCCGGTTCTGGCTTCTCGGCGGGCGGCGCGCTCTCGCCGAAGGCCGGTTGGGGCAAGTCGGCCCGCAAGGTGACGGAGCGTGAGGTGGTCGCGCTGGCGGTCGGCGACCGGGTCAGCCACGACAGCTTCGGGCTCGGCACCGTGGTGAGCACCGAGGGCGTGGCGGACCGGGCGAAGGCCACCATCGACTTCGGCGCCTCGGGCCGCAAGGTGCTGCTGCTGCGGTACGCGCCGGTCGAGAAGCTCTGA
- a CDS encoding glycosyltransferase family 87 protein, translating into MTETQPRSAAGASTGSSSSGGRPALVWWRPDTWPMRVLAPLGYWASTRLIMIMMVFQTHEDSTGEVNRLYQSWAHILQGGSYPIGDTTWQYPPGAAGVMLAPLAIPGVNYVLGFIVVTLLADLVVMAALLRYGTRPERSLAGAWVWLLMLPLMLFIPYARYDVIVTFFAVLALLWLQGRPWLGGGMAALGAMIKVWPAFAVFGAPRGRSLWQVVVGFVAAAGSLVAIAALLFKGSFGFLDEQGNRGVEYESLPGSALLVAHHFGYQGRIEYRFGSLEVVGPYVDEIGKAMLVASVVGFCWLLLWRLRARTFSAATPADAALAVVLVFITTSRVISPQYLIWVAGIGAVCLSFKSTTQRPIVGILVLATAMTSVEFPLFFQSLINGSAGFQALLLARNVLLLVATVWSCVRLWRSTVPGRRHRHAAA; encoded by the coding sequence ATGACGGAGACGCAGCCGCGGTCGGCCGCGGGCGCCTCCACCGGATCGTCCTCCTCGGGGGGAAGACCCGCGCTGGTGTGGTGGAGGCCCGACACCTGGCCGATGCGCGTGCTCGCGCCGCTGGGTTACTGGGCCTCCACCCGACTCATCATGATCATGATGGTCTTCCAGACCCACGAGGACTCCACGGGCGAGGTGAACCGCCTCTACCAGAGCTGGGCGCACATCCTGCAGGGCGGGTCCTACCCGATAGGCGACACCACCTGGCAGTACCCGCCCGGGGCGGCCGGGGTGATGCTCGCGCCGCTGGCGATCCCCGGCGTGAACTACGTGCTGGGCTTCATCGTGGTGACCCTGCTGGCCGACCTGGTGGTGATGGCCGCACTGCTCCGGTACGGCACCCGCCCCGAGAGGTCGCTGGCCGGCGCCTGGGTCTGGCTGCTGATGCTGCCGCTGATGCTCTTCATCCCCTACGCGCGCTACGACGTGATAGTCACCTTCTTCGCGGTGCTGGCGCTGCTCTGGCTGCAGGGCCGACCCTGGCTGGGCGGCGGGATGGCCGCCCTCGGCGCCATGATCAAGGTCTGGCCGGCCTTCGCGGTCTTCGGCGCACCGCGCGGCCGGAGCCTGTGGCAGGTCGTGGTCGGCTTCGTCGCCGCGGCCGGCTCGCTGGTGGCGATCGCCGCGCTGCTCTTCAAGGGCTCGTTCGGCTTCCTGGACGAGCAGGGCAACCGAGGCGTGGAGTACGAGTCGCTGCCGGGCAGCGCGCTGCTGGTCGCGCACCACTTCGGCTACCAGGGCAGGATCGAGTACCGGTTCGGCTCGCTGGAGGTCGTCGGGCCGTACGTCGACGAGATCGGCAAGGCCATGCTGGTGGCCAGCGTGGTCGGCTTCTGCTGGCTGCTGCTCTGGCGGCTGCGGGCCCGGACCTTCTCGGCCGCGACCCCGGCGGACGCGGCGCTCGCCGTGGTGCTGGTCTTCATCACCACCAGCCGGGTGATCAGCCCGCAGTACCTGATCTGGGTGGCCGGTATCGGGGCGGTCTGCCTCAGCTTCAAGAGCACCACCCAGCGCCCGATCGTCGGCATCCTGGTGCTCGCCACCGCGATGACCTCGGTCGAGTTCCCGCTCTTCTTCCAGAGCCTGATCAACGGCTCGGCGGGCTTCCAGGCGCTGCTGCTCGCCCGCAACGTGCTGCTGCTGGTCGCGACCGTCTGGTCCTGCGTTCGGCTGTGGCGCTCGACGGTGCCCGGTCGGCGCCACCGCCACGCGGCCGCCTGA
- a CDS encoding PspC domain-containing protein: MLGGVAHGLAMHLGLPVVWVRAAFVLLTFANGLGVLLYAVFWFVVPIGLDEPVRGQRGVSYVWANGQFVPAGASGVTPDPLRKGRRGRLGRLRDVLQGTFQGEPVIAEESAVGGGSPGSASRQNLGQLAALLMLVIGVMALLNVLNIQSSSPYTWPLLAIGVGVALVWRQADDSRWQRWFGLQGGGKRRVAFARVGVGVLLVTVGIIGFLVLQGTGSTLAAVIEASLAVLAGVLVLTGPYALRMWQDLAAERTARIRAQERAEIAAHIHDSVLHTLTLIQRRSEDPKEVQRLARAQERELRLWLYRPEAAAEAAPDTLAERLRSVVAEVEDRHGVPVELVCVGDCPMDDRIAAQMQAAREAMVNAAKYGGGGPVQVYAEVEGRTVSVFVRDHGPGFDPDTVPEDRMGVRESIIGRMKRNGGTARVRPAPDGGTEVELEMERAADD, from the coding sequence ATGCTGGGCGGGGTGGCGCACGGGCTCGCGATGCACCTGGGGCTGCCGGTGGTCTGGGTGCGGGCGGCCTTCGTGCTGCTCACCTTCGCCAACGGGCTCGGCGTGCTGCTGTACGCGGTCTTCTGGTTCGTGGTGCCGATCGGCCTCGATGAGCCCGTCCGGGGTCAACGGGGTGTCAGTTACGTCTGGGCGAACGGCCAGTTCGTCCCGGCCGGCGCCTCCGGGGTGACCCCCGACCCGCTGCGCAAGGGGCGGCGCGGCCGGCTCGGCAGGCTGCGGGACGTGCTGCAGGGCACCTTCCAGGGGGAACCGGTGATCGCCGAGGAGAGCGCGGTGGGCGGCGGCTCGCCCGGCTCGGCCAGCCGGCAGAACCTCGGCCAACTGGCCGCCCTGCTGATGCTGGTCATCGGCGTGATGGCGCTGCTCAACGTGCTGAACATCCAGTCCTCCAGCCCCTACACCTGGCCGCTGCTGGCGATCGGCGTCGGCGTCGCGCTGGTCTGGCGGCAGGCCGACGACTCGCGCTGGCAGCGCTGGTTCGGCCTGCAGGGCGGCGGCAAGCGGCGGGTGGCCTTCGCCCGGGTCGGCGTCGGCGTGCTGCTGGTGACCGTGGGCATCATCGGCTTCCTGGTGCTGCAGGGCACCGGCTCCACGCTCGCCGCGGTCATCGAGGCCTCGCTGGCGGTGCTGGCCGGGGTGCTGGTGCTGACCGGTCCCTACGCGCTGCGGATGTGGCAGGACCTCGCCGCCGAGCGGACCGCCCGGATCCGGGCCCAGGAGCGGGCCGAGATCGCCGCGCACATCCACGACTCGGTGCTGCACACCCTCACCCTGATCCAGCGCCGCTCGGAGGACCCCAAGGAGGTCCAGCGCCTGGCCCGGGCCCAGGAGCGCGAGCTGCGGCTGTGGCTCTACCGCCCCGAGGCCGCCGCCGAGGCGGCTCCCGACACGCTGGCCGAGCGGCTGCGCTCGGTGGTGGCCGAGGTCGAGGACCGGCACGGGGTGCCGGTCGAGCTGGTCTGCGTCGGCGACTGCCCGATGGACGACCGGATCGCCGCTCAGATGCAGGCCGCGCGTGAGGCGATGGTGAACGCGGCCAAGTACGGTGGCGGGGGACCGGTGCAGGTCTACGCCGAGGTGGAGGGGAGGACGGTGTCGGTGTTCGTGCGCGACCACGGCCCCGGCTTCGACCCGGATACCGTGCCGGAGGACCGGATGGGCGTCCGCGAGTCGATCATCGGCCGAATGAAGCGCAACGGTGGCACCGCACGGGTGCGTCCCGCGCCGGACGGCGGCACCGAGGTCGAGTTGGAGATGGAGAGAGCTGCTGATGACTGA
- a CDS encoding glycosyltransferase family 39 protein, with protein sequence MSLDTTDGAADVTENASARQAWTGGDGPVRRALRLASRAYWLWPALLTLAVCRYHGDRVGLWRDELATWSAINRSNGQLIDLLKKTDAVTGTYYFLLKGWAAVFGHSVITLRMPSMLAMAGAAAFIGLIGRQLFGKRVGVAAGLLFAFIPSITRYGQEARGYAFAVLLVTAATWLLLRVLERPRVGAFLGYGLCLAGAGLFHLVAMVVVVSHGAIVLLRWRTSRDRRLLVGFALGTVLALVLLIPLIIIGQREVHGQLGWLGAPTFGYIASPFFSTLFASTWVSYGVFILACLPLAWSRGRRPAAELALIAVLPIVLVWIVSQKSPYFLDRYLLFTVPFWALLAAAGAMALRPRVVGALALIMVVLSGVQDQQQVRKWDAREFSDSRAAAAFIAKNYQPGDAIAPESSPVVDNNYWVLQLDTALRLYLPSHIQPRDVFEAATPVQANSLYLTQCPLDQSAACLGTSAPRVWVVTVDYNNYPFDGFPKEQVKALQAEYPKQTVTRLAGSQGRLMVTLMEK encoded by the coding sequence ATGAGCCTCGACACGACGGACGGCGCGGCCGACGTCACCGAGAACGCGTCGGCGCGGCAGGCGTGGACCGGCGGCGACGGCCCGGTCCGTCGTGCGCTGCGGCTGGCGAGCCGGGCCTACTGGCTCTGGCCGGCTCTGCTGACCCTGGCGGTCTGCCGCTACCACGGCGACCGGGTGGGGCTGTGGCGCGACGAGCTGGCGACCTGGAGCGCGATCAACCGCAGCAACGGTCAGCTCATCGACCTGCTGAAGAAGACCGACGCGGTCACCGGCACGTACTACTTCCTGCTGAAGGGCTGGGCGGCCGTCTTCGGCCACTCCGTGATCACCCTGCGGATGCCGTCGATGCTCGCGATGGCGGGGGCGGCGGCCTTCATCGGGCTGATCGGCCGCCAGCTCTTCGGCAAGCGGGTCGGGGTGGCCGCGGGGCTCCTGTTCGCCTTCATCCCGTCGATCACCCGCTACGGGCAGGAGGCGCGCGGCTACGCCTTCGCGGTCCTGCTGGTCACCGCCGCGACCTGGCTGCTGCTGCGGGTGCTGGAGCGGCCCCGGGTGGGGGCCTTCCTGGGCTACGGGCTCTGCCTGGCGGGCGCTGGCCTGTTCCACCTGGTCGCCATGGTCGTCGTGGTCAGCCACGGCGCGATCGTCCTGCTGCGCTGGCGGACCTCCAGGGACCGGCGCCTGCTGGTCGGGTTCGCCCTGGGGACCGTACTCGCGCTGGTGCTGCTGATCCCGCTGATCATCATCGGCCAGCGGGAGGTGCACGGGCAGCTCGGCTGGCTGGGGGCGCCGACCTTCGGCTACATCGCCAGTCCGTTCTTCAGCACGCTCTTCGCCTCGACCTGGGTGAGCTACGGCGTCTTCATCCTGGCCTGCCTCCCGCTGGCCTGGTCGCGCGGCCGGCGTCCGGCGGCCGAGCTGGCGCTGATCGCCGTGCTGCCGATCGTGCTGGTCTGGATCGTCTCCCAGAAGTCGCCGTACTTCCTCGACCGGTACCTGCTGTTCACCGTTCCGTTCTGGGCGCTGCTCGCCGCCGCCGGCGCGATGGCGCTGCGGCCCCGGGTGGTGGGCGCGCTGGCGCTGATCATGGTGGTGCTCTCCGGCGTCCAGGACCAGCAGCAGGTGCGCAAGTGGGACGCGCGGGAGTTCTCGGACTCGCGGGCCGCCGCGGCCTTCATCGCCAAGAACTACCAGCCGGGTGACGCGATCGCGCCGGAGAGCTCCCCGGTGGTGGACAACAACTACTGGGTGCTCCAGCTCGACACCGCGCTGCGCCTCTACCTGCCGTCCCACATCCAGCCGAGGGACGTGTTCGAGGCGGCCACTCCGGTCCAGGCGAACAGCCTGTACCTGACGCAGTGCCCCCTCGACCAGTCCGCAGCCTGCCTGGGAACCAGCGCGCCGCGGGTGTGGGTGGTCACGGTGGACTACAACAACTACCCGTTCGACGGCTTCCCCAAGGAGCAGGTGAAGGCGCTCCAGGCGGAGTACCCGAAGCAGACGGTCACGCGGCTGGCGGGCTCGCAGGGTCGGCTCATGGTGACGCTGATGGAGAAGTAG